In one Cygnus atratus isolate AKBS03 ecotype Queensland, Australia chromosome 14, CAtr_DNAZoo_HiC_assembly, whole genome shotgun sequence genomic region, the following are encoded:
- the FLT4 gene encoding vascular endothelial growth factor receptor 3 isoform X5 — MKRVCTLPLWLWLGIVSEADLVSSYSMTPPTLSITEEEHVINAKDTLTITCRGQHPLEWSWPGGKVDPTGKEKETEFMASAAPSAGRAIREEDCEGTGTKPYCKVLVLTETQANDTGYYRCYYKYIDAKIEGTTAVSAYVFVRDFEQPFINKPETLLISKKENTWVPCLVSIPDLNVTLISQNSFIHPDRKSVFWDNKKGVQVPTHLIRDSLFVQCETVIDKKVFKSNFFIIHIAGSELYDIQLYPKKAMELLVGEKLVLNCTVWAEFNSGVRFQWTYPGKQTQRAVIEPERRSLQTHTELSSILTLHNVSQQDLGKYTCTATNGAQMLEESTDVIVHEKPFINVEWRKGPVIEATAGDEAVKLPVKVVAYPPPDFQWYKDGKLIPKQSQSSMQIKDVSEQHAGTYTLVLRNRLAGLEKHISLQLIVNVPPRIHEKEASSPSIYSRRSPQALTCTVYGIPAPEVIQWQWRPWMPCRMFSRRSLNSRHRAARRHQRDRMPECKDWKDVSQQDAVNPIESIDTWVEFVEGRNKTVSKLAIQEANVSAMYKCIASNKVGRDERLIYFYVTTIPDGFEIESQPSEEPIEGQDLQLSCNADNYTYENLQWYRLNLSKLHDEEGNPLVLDCKNVHHYATKMQGELRFQPDSNDATLLLTIPNISLGEEGDYVCEVQNRKTREKHCHKKYISVQALEIPRLKQNLTDIWVNVSDSIEMRCKVDGNHVPDISWYKDEKLVEEVSGIDLADFNQRLSIQRVREEDAGLYLCSVCNAKGCVNSSASVSVEGSDDRTNVEIVILIGTGVIAVFFWILLILIFCNIKRPAHADIKTGYLSIIMDPGEVPLEEQCEYLPYDSSKWEFPRDRLRLGKVLGHGAFGKVVEASAFGINKSNSCETVAVKMLKEGATASEHKALMSELKILIHIGNHLNVVNLLGACTKPNGPLMVIVEFCKYGNLSNYLRTKREGFSPYREKSPRLRIQVQSIVEAVRADRRSRSRTSDSAIFNRFLMHKSQTAQPIQEVDDLWQSPLTMEDLICYSFQVARGMEFLASRKCIHRDLAARNILLSENNVVKICDFGLARDIYKDPDYVRKGSARLPLKWMAPESIFDKVYTTQSDVWSFGVLLWEIFSLGASPYPGVQINEEFCQRLKDGTRMRAPEYATAEIYRIMLSCWHGDPKERPTFSDLVEILGNLLQENVQQEGKDYIPLNDSHSSEDDGFCQVPSSAQQNSDEEDFDMRIRCHSLAARYYNCVSFPGCLTGGNQIRCPSRIKTFEEFPMTHTMYKAHPQ, encoded by the exons ATCTGGTGAGCAGCTATTCTATGACCCCCCCCACTCTTAGCATCACTGAGGAGGAACACGTCATCAACGCCAAGGACACGCTGACCATCACCTGCAG AGGACAGCATCCTTTGGAGTGGTCGTGGCCTGGGGGCAAGGTGGACCCCAccgggaaggagaaggagaccGAGTTCATGGCCTCGGCAGCCCCCAGTGCTGGCCGGGCAATCCGGGAAGAAGACTGTGAGGGGACCGGCACGAAGCCGTACTGCAAAGTCCTGGTGCTGACGGAGACCCAGGCGAACGACACGGGTTACTACCGCTGCTATTACAAGTACATCGATGCCAAAATCGAGGGCACCACAGCGGTCAGCGCCTACGTCTTCGTGAGAG ATTTCGAACAGCCATTTATCAACAAGCCGGAAACACTCCTCATCAGCAAGAAGGAGAACACTTGGGTACCGTGCCTGGTGTCCATCCCAGACCTTAACGTCACTCTGATCTCG caaaattcCTTCATCCACCCCGACAGGAAAAGCGTTTTCTGGGACAACAAGAAAGGTGTGCAGGTACCCACTCACTTGATCAGGGACTCCTTGTTCGTCCAGTGCGAGACTGTCATCGACAAGAAGGTCTTCAAATCCAACTTCTTCATCATCCATATAGCAG GGAGTGAACTGTACGACATTCAGCTGTACCCCAAGAAAGCCATGGAGCTGCTCGTGGGAGAGAAGCTGGTCTTGAACTGCACAGTATGGGCCGAGTTCAACTCTGGTGTCCGTTTCCAGTGGACTTACCCTGGCAAACAG ACACAGCGAGCAGTGATAGAGCCGGAGCGCCGGTCCCTGCAGACGCACACAGAGCTCTCCAGTATCCTGACCCTCCACAATGTCAGCCAGCAGGATCTGGGCAAGTACACGTGCACTGCCACCAACGGCGCCCAGATGCTGGAGGAGAGCACCGATGTCATTGTGCACG AAAAGCCCTTCATCAACGTGGAGTGGAGGAAGGGCCCGGTAATAGAAGCCACTGCAGGAGATGAAGCTGTGAAGCTGCCGGTGAAAGTCGTGGCTTACCCCCCACCAGACTTCCAGTG gtACAAGGACGGGAAGCTAATTCCCAAGCAATCTCAATCTTCAATGCAGATCAAGGATGTGTCGGAGCAGCACGCTGGGACATACACGCTGGTTCTGAGGAacaggctggcagggctggagaagCACATCAGCCTCCAGTTAATCGTCAACG TGCCTCCACGCATCCATGAGAAGGAAGCCTCTTCCCCGAGCATCTACTCCCGGAGGAGCCCCCAGGCCCTCACCTGCACAGTCTATGGCATCCCAGCACCGGAGGTGATCCAGTGGCAGTGGAGGCCGTGGATGCCCTGTCGGATGTTCTCCCGACGCAGCCT CAATAGCAGGCACCGGGCAGCAAGACGCCACCAGAGAGACCGGATGCCCGAGTGCAAGGACTGGAAAGATGTGTCGCAGCAGGATGCAGTAAACCCCATCGAGAGCATCGACACCTGGGTCGAGTTCGTGGAGGGACGGAACAAG ACAGTCAGCAAACTGGCCATCCAGGAGGCCAACGTCTCAGCCATGTACAAGTGTATCGCCTCTAACAAAGTGGGTCGAGACGAGCGGCTGATCTACTTCTATGTGACCA CTATTCCAGATGGGTTCGAGATTGAATCCCAGCCCTCAGAAGAGCCCATAGAGGGACAGGACCTCCAGCTGAGCTGCAATGCAGACAACTACACCTACGAGAATCTGCAGTGGTATCGGCTGAACCTCTCCAAGCTCCACGATGAGGAGGGCAATCCCCTCGTCCTGGACTGCAAGAACGTCCACCACTATGCCACCAAGATGCAAGGGGAGTTGCGTTTTCAGCCTGACTCCAACGACGCGACCTTGCTGCTCACCATCCCCAACATCTCCCTGGGCGAGGAGGGAGACTACGTGTGTGAGGTGCAGAACCGCAAGACCCGGGAGAAGCACTGCCACAAGAAGTACATCTCTGTGCAGG ccctggaGATCCCTCGCCTCAAGCAGAACCTGACAGACATTTGGGTGAATGTCAGCGACTCCATAGAGATGCGCTGCAAGGTGGACGGCAACCACGTTCCTGACATCAGCTGGTACAAAGACGAGAAACTGGTGGAAGAAGTGTCAG GGATCGACCTGGCGGACTTCAACCAGAGGCTGAGCATTCAGAGGGTGAGGGAGGAGGATGCTGGGCTTTACCTCTGCAGCGTCTGCAATGCCAAGGGCTGTGTGAACTCCTCGGCCAGTGTCTCCGTAGAAG GCTCTGATGACAGGACCAATGTGGAGATTGTCATCCTGATTGGGACTGGGGTCATCGCTGTTTTCTTCTGGATCCTCCTTATCCTCATCTTCTGTAACATCAAAAGG CCTGCCCATGCAGACATCAAGACTGGCTACCTCTCCATCATCATGGACCCCGGCGAGGTGCCTTTGGAGGAGCAGTGCGAGTACCTGCCCTATGATTCCAGCAAGTGGGAATTCCCGCGAGACCGCTTGCGCCTAG GTAAAGTCCTGGGTCATGGTGCATTTGGGAAGGTGGTGGAAGCATCAGCATTTGGAATCAATAAAAGTAACAGCTGTGAGACCGTAGCAGTCAAAATGCTGAAAG AGGGAGCTACCGCAAGTGAGCACAAGGCACTGATGTCAGAGCTGAAGATCCTCATTCACATCGGGAATCACCTCAACGTGGTGAATTTGCTGGGTGCCTGTACCAAACCCAATG GTCCACTCATGGTTATCGTTGAGTTCTGCAAGTATGGCAACCTCTCCAACTACCTGCGGACCAAGCGGGAAGGGTTCAGTCCTTACAGA GAGAAGTCACCCAGGCTGCGTATTCAGGTCCAGTCCATCGTGGAGGCAGTGAGAGCAGACAGGAGGAGTCGTTCCAGGACTAGTGACAGTGCTATCTTCAACCGCTTTCTGATGCACAAGAGCCAGACAGCACAGCCGATCCAGGAAG TGGATGACTTGTGGCAAAGTCCCTTGACTATGGAAGACCTGATCTGCTACAGCTTCCAGGTAGCACGTGGCATGGAGTTCCTGGCATCCCGAAAG TGCATCCACAGAGACCTGGCAGCTCGCAATATCCTGCTGTCAGAGAACAACGTGGTAAAGATATGCGACTTTGGCCTGGCCCGGGACATCTACAAGGACCCTGACTACGTCAGGAAGGGCAGT GCCCGCCTCCCCCTGAAGTGGATGGCTCCAGAAAGCATCTTTGACAAGGTCTACACTACCCAGAGTGACGTCTGGTCCTTTGGGGTCCTGCTCTGGGAGATCTTCTCACTAG GGGCATCTCCATACCCTGGAGTCCAGATCAACGAGGAGTTCTGCCAGAGGCTCAAAGATGGTACCAGGATGAGAGCCCCAGAGTACGCCACAGCAGAAAT TTACCGTATcatgctgagctgctggcatGGTGATCCCAAGGAGAGACCAACTTTCTCCGACCTGGTGGAGATACTGGGGAACCTTCTTCAGGAAAACGTACAGCAG GAAGGGAAGGATTACATCCCACTGAATGACTCTCACAGCTCAGAAGATGATGGTTTCTGCCAGGTGCCTTCCTCTGCCCAGCAAAACTCAGATGAAGAAGACTTTGACATGAGGATACGTTGCCACAGCCTAGCAGCAAG